The Chloroflexota bacterium genome segment CGATGACCATCGGGGTACTGGCACTACAGGGCGCCTTCCGCGAGCATGTGCAGATGCTGCGGCGCATGGGCGTGCCGGCTGTCGAGGTGCGCCTGCCGGACGACCTGGCCGCCGTGGACGGATTGATCATCCCCGGCGGCGAGAGCACGACGATCGGTAAGCTGGCGCGCGCCTACGGCCTGATTGAGCCGATCCGGGCGATGGCGCAGGCGGGCAAGCCGGTCTGGGGTACCTGCGCCGGCATGATCTTGCTGGCCGCCGATATCGGGCCGGAGCCGCCGCATGTCGGCGTGCTGGACGTGCGTGTCCGGCGCAACGCGTTCGGGCGGCAGACCGAGTCATTCGAGGTCGATTTGCCGGTGCCGGCCGTCAACGGCCACGGCGAGCCGTACCACGCCATCTTCATCCGCGCACCGTTGATTGAAGCGGCCGGGCCGGGCGTGCAGGTGCTGGCGAGCCTGCCCGACGGCACGATGGTGGCGGCGCGGCAGCGCAATCTGCTGGCCACCAGTTTTCACCCGGAACTTACGAGCGACGACCGCTTCCACCGCTATTTCGTGGAGCAGGTGCGTGCCTGACAGGACGCACAAAGCGCCCTCGGCACGT includes the following:
- the pdxT gene encoding pyridoxal 5'-phosphate synthase glutaminase subunit PdxT yields the protein MTIGVLALQGAFREHVQMLRRMGVPAVEVRLPDDLAAVDGLIIPGGESTTIGKLARAYGLIEPIRAMAQAGKPVWGTCAGMILLAADIGPEPPHVGVLDVRVRRNAFGRQTESFEVDLPVPAVNGHGEPYHAIFIRAPLIEAAGPGVQVLASLPDGTMVAARQRNLLATSFHPELTSDDRFHRYFVEQVRA